Proteins co-encoded in one Actinomadura luteofluorescens genomic window:
- a CDS encoding carbohydrate ABC transporter permease codes for MAAPSFGDDAAGLGRGRAAAFVAPALVLVAVFLVFPALWTLYLGTTDYRLTGVAASEPRFVGTGNYRDVLGDGDFHRSLWLTLQFVLGSAVIGQTVLGFAIAWVMRDRSGPVRRLVEGLVLLAWILPSSVIAFLWIALLDRDGGTLNAVLGTPGTAWLLDHPMACVVVFNVWRGTAFSMMLCGAALGNVPPSHLETARLAGASTWQTLRDAVFPRVRGHLLTSLLLVSLWTFNDFTPFLITAGGPDGRSEIMSVYVYRTALGDGRLGFGAAISLIMILINLMIALVYLRALRDRGRGRGRARAAHAGAAEEAAA; via the coding sequence GTGGCCGCGCCGTCCTTCGGGGACGACGCGGCCGGGCTGGGCCGGGGGCGCGCCGCGGCGTTCGTCGCGCCGGCGCTGGTCCTGGTCGCGGTGTTCCTGGTGTTCCCCGCGCTCTGGACGCTGTACCTGGGCACGACCGACTACCGGCTCACCGGCGTCGCAGCCAGCGAGCCGCGGTTCGTCGGGACCGGCAACTACCGGGACGTGCTCGGCGACGGGGACTTCCACCGGTCGCTGTGGCTGACGCTCCAGTTCGTCCTGGGGTCGGCGGTGATCGGGCAGACCGTGCTCGGCTTCGCGATCGCGTGGGTGATGCGCGACCGGTCCGGCCCGGTCAGGCGTCTGGTCGAGGGGCTGGTGCTGCTGGCCTGGATCCTGCCGTCCTCGGTCATCGCGTTCCTGTGGATCGCGCTGCTCGACCGCGACGGCGGGACCCTCAACGCCGTGCTCGGCACCCCGGGCACGGCGTGGCTGCTCGACCATCCGATGGCGTGCGTCGTCGTGTTCAACGTCTGGCGCGGGACCGCGTTCTCGATGATGCTCTGCGGCGCGGCCCTCGGGAACGTTCCACCGTCCCATCTGGAGACGGCGCGGCTCGCGGGCGCCTCGACCTGGCAGACGCTCCGCGACGCGGTGTTCCCGCGCGTCAGGGGCCATCTGCTGACGAGCCTGCTGCTGGTCAGCCTGTGGACGTTCAACGACTTCACCCCCTTCCTGATCACCGCGGGCGGCCCGGACGGGCGCTCGGAGATCATGTCGGTGTACGTGTACCGGACGGCGCTCGGCGACGGCCGGCTCGGGTTCGGCGCCGCCATCTCACTGATCATGATCCTGATCAACCTGATGATCGCGCTGGTCTACCTGCGGGCCCTGCGCGACCGCGGCCGCGGCCGCGGCCGCGCCCGCGCGGCGCACGCCGGTGCGGCGGAGGAGGCGGCCGCGTGA
- a CDS encoding CehA/McbA family metallohydrolase translates to MTVHGGRWSLEDRLEQGLHELPFEVPQGTASITVELSFDGGVIDLGCHGPDGFRGWSGGARRRFTIGADWATPGYLPGELEPGLWHVWLGLHRIPPDGVPYEVTVTTSGTAPTRPDETAPPRPERPSRPGLPAPDGMRWLAGDLHSHTVHSDGTLTVHELACLAASRGLDYLAVTDHNTVSHHPELPAAGAHAGILLLPGQEVTTDLGHANVFGDTGWIDFRGPSADWAASAAARGGLMSINHPLSGDCAWRRPLPAEHRPRHAEIWHSSWWDRRWGAPLAWAQVWRPQGVVPLGGSDFHDPAQEKSLGEPVTWVLAEGDDVLGGIAAGRTAVSAGLEAPVLLRVDGELVALGADGTVLVRPDGRRTAVRGDRVRMPAEAAGMHRLETHENEVIALCG, encoded by the coding sequence ATGACCGTGCACGGCGGACGGTGGAGCCTGGAGGACCGTCTGGAGCAGGGCCTACACGAGCTCCCCTTCGAGGTGCCGCAGGGCACGGCGTCCATCACGGTCGAGCTCTCCTTCGACGGCGGTGTGATCGACCTGGGCTGCCACGGGCCGGACGGGTTCCGCGGCTGGTCCGGCGGGGCGCGCCGCCGGTTCACGATAGGCGCGGACTGGGCGACGCCCGGATATCTCCCCGGCGAGCTCGAACCGGGCCTATGGCACGTCTGGCTCGGGCTGCACCGCATTCCACCGGACGGCGTCCCGTACGAGGTCACCGTCACCACCTCTGGGACGGCCCCAACGCGGCCGGACGAAACAGCGCCTCCACGGCCGGAACGACCGTCCCGCCCTGGTCTCCCCGCCCCGGACGGGATGCGCTGGCTCGCCGGTGACCTGCACTCGCACACCGTCCACAGCGACGGCACGCTCACCGTCCACGAACTGGCGTGCCTCGCCGCCTCCCGGGGCCTCGACTACCTCGCGGTCACCGACCACAACACCGTCAGCCACCACCCCGAGCTCCCCGCCGCCGGGGCGCACGCCGGGATCCTGCTGCTGCCCGGCCAGGAGGTCACCACCGACCTCGGCCACGCGAACGTCTTCGGCGACACCGGCTGGATCGACTTCCGAGGCCCGAGCGCCGACTGGGCGGCCTCCGCCGCCGCGCGGGGCGGGCTCATGTCGATCAACCACCCGCTCAGCGGCGACTGCGCCTGGCGCCGCCCGCTGCCCGCCGAGCACCGGCCGCGCCACGCCGAGATCTGGCATTCGTCCTGGTGGGACCGCCGCTGGGGCGCCCCGCTCGCCTGGGCGCAGGTCTGGCGTCCGCAGGGCGTCGTCCCGCTCGGCGGCAGCGACTTCCACGACCCGGCGCAGGAGAAGAGCCTCGGCGAGCCCGTCACCTGGGTCCTCGCCGAAGGAGACGACGTCCTGGGCGGGATCGCGGCGGGCCGGACGGCGGTGTCCGCCGGCCTGGAGGCGCCGGTGCTGCTGCGCGTCGACGGCGAGCTCGTCGCCCTCGGCGCGGACGGCACCGTGCTGGTCCGGCCGGACGGGCGCCGCACCGCCGTCCGGGGCGACCGCGTCCGGATGCCGGCGGAGGCGGCGGGCATGCATCGACTGGAGACCCACGAGAACGAGGTGATCGCACTGTGCGGGTAG
- a CDS encoding extracellular solute-binding protein, with protein MVFSSRDFSRRRIGAAAALALAGAALAGCGGGSPADPDRGKDAKSFSLTITRNAIAGGKNTEEAEWITRTLIPKFVAAQKAKGVTAKVSFRGQGVDDEVYKTKLALDLKSRSGADIMDIDGIWVGEFAQAGYILPLSKAVGAPAGAWEGWSRIPGSVQRLATFEGERYGVPPATDGRLIFFNRKLFARAGLPAGWQPKSWQEIIEAGRALKKLPGVTPIQLNAGTAMGEATSMQGALPLLAGAGAEIWADGKWTGGGQALKQVLGLYAQVYGREGLGDPKLQQEAKGRDKSFEEFAAGKIGILFEGDYFWRDVLNPKTGVAKMATRDQDVGYALIPAASQGRGLRGQSFVSMSGGSVTVLNPNTKFPQQAFELLAFMNSPEMVKARTAGTPEITSRTDVNKEILANDPFLTFVSEKVLPVTSYRPGLSAYPQVSTALQEATASVVAGRSPDQAAAEYAKKLEGIAGGAAHVAPR; from the coding sequence ATGGTCTTCTCCAGTAGGGACTTCTCCAGGAGGCGGATCGGCGCGGCGGCCGCGCTCGCACTGGCGGGCGCGGCGCTCGCCGGGTGCGGCGGCGGTTCCCCGGCGGACCCCGACCGGGGCAAGGACGCCAAGAGCTTCTCCCTGACGATCACCCGCAACGCCATCGCGGGCGGTAAGAACACCGAAGAGGCCGAGTGGATCACCAGGACGCTGATCCCGAAGTTCGTCGCCGCGCAGAAGGCCAAGGGCGTGACGGCGAAGGTGTCGTTCCGCGGCCAGGGCGTGGACGACGAGGTGTACAAGACGAAGCTGGCGCTCGACCTGAAGTCGCGCTCCGGTGCCGACATCATGGACATCGACGGCATCTGGGTCGGCGAGTTCGCCCAGGCCGGCTACATCCTGCCGCTCTCGAAGGCGGTCGGCGCCCCCGCCGGCGCCTGGGAGGGCTGGTCGCGGATCCCCGGCTCGGTCCAGCGGCTGGCGACGTTCGAGGGCGAGCGGTACGGCGTCCCGCCCGCGACCGACGGCCGCCTCATCTTCTTCAACCGGAAGCTGTTCGCGCGGGCCGGCCTGCCCGCCGGCTGGCAGCCGAAGAGCTGGCAGGAGATCATCGAGGCGGGCCGCGCCCTGAAGAAGCTTCCCGGCGTGACCCCGATCCAGCTGAACGCGGGCACCGCGATGGGCGAGGCCACCAGCATGCAGGGGGCGCTCCCGCTGCTGGCCGGGGCGGGCGCGGAGATCTGGGCGGACGGCAAGTGGACGGGCGGCGGCCAGGCGCTCAAGCAGGTCCTCGGCCTGTACGCGCAGGTCTACGGCCGTGAGGGCCTCGGCGATCCCAAGCTCCAGCAGGAGGCCAAGGGGCGCGACAAGTCGTTCGAGGAGTTCGCCGCCGGCAAGATCGGCATCCTGTTCGAGGGCGACTACTTCTGGCGGGACGTCCTCAACCCGAAGACCGGCGTCGCGAAGATGGCCACCCGCGACCAGGACGTCGGCTACGCGCTGATCCCCGCCGCCTCCCAGGGCCGGGGCCTGCGCGGGCAGTCGTTCGTGAGCATGTCGGGCGGCTCGGTGACCGTCCTCAACCCGAACACGAAGTTCCCGCAGCAGGCGTTCGAGCTGCTGGCCTTCATGAACTCCCCGGAGATGGTCAAGGCGCGGACGGCCGGCACCCCCGAGATCACGTCCCGGACGGACGTGAACAAGGAGATCCTCGCGAACGACCCGTTCCTGACGTTCGTGTCGGAGAAGGTGCTGCCCGTCACCTCGTACCGGCCGGGGCTCTCCGCCTATCCGCAGGTGTCGACGGCCTTGCAGGAGGCCACGGCGAGCGTGGTGGCGGGCAGGAGCCCGGACCAGGCCGCCGCCGAGTACGCGAAGAAGCTGGAGGGGATCGCCGGTGGCGCCGCCCACGTCGCCCCGCGCTGA
- a CDS encoding carbohydrate ABC transporter permease, which produces MNAAVREALRRIGLATFVSAVLGFFALPLLWLAFAPFDANPGIAASLPEFTLHNFRVLLDNPYALASLRNSVLLAAGTAALVVATASLAAYALSRVRVPGRDLLLYVLLLLSSIITGTAAMVPVFLLAFNLHLIDSRIGVILVLTGGLLPAAIFLLKDFTDATPTSYEEAARVFGASPLQVLRHVVVPVIRPGLATVAVWTVAQVWGDFLMPFLLLRDPDKAPASVIMYTFYTEGGQPDLPLISTFSLLYSLPVVLMYLFVSRRYGFRFHGGIKR; this is translated from the coding sequence GTGAACGCCGCCGTGCGCGAGGCGCTGCGCCGGATCGGGCTGGCCACGTTCGTGTCGGCCGTCCTCGGGTTCTTCGCGCTGCCGCTGCTCTGGCTGGCGTTCGCGCCGTTCGACGCGAACCCGGGCATCGCGGCGTCGCTGCCCGAGTTCACCCTGCACAACTTCCGGGTCCTGCTCGACAACCCCTACGCGCTCGCGTCGCTGCGCAACTCGGTGCTGCTGGCCGCCGGGACGGCCGCGCTCGTGGTCGCGACCGCGTCGCTGGCCGCGTACGCGCTGAGCCGGGTCCGGGTGCCCGGCCGGGACCTGCTGCTCTACGTCCTGCTCCTGCTGTCGTCGATCATCACGGGGACGGCCGCGATGGTGCCGGTGTTCCTGCTGGCCTTCAACCTGCACCTGATCGACTCGCGGATCGGCGTGATCCTGGTGCTGACCGGCGGGCTGCTGCCCGCGGCGATCTTCCTGCTGAAGGACTTCACCGACGCCACGCCCACGTCCTACGAGGAGGCCGCGCGGGTGTTCGGCGCCTCGCCGCTGCAGGTCCTGCGGCACGTCGTCGTCCCGGTCATCCGGCCCGGCCTCGCCACCGTGGCGGTCTGGACGGTCGCGCAGGTGTGGGGCGACTTCCTCATGCCGTTCCTGCTCCTGCGCGACCCGGACAAGGCCCCCGCCTCGGTGATCATGTACACGTTCTACACCGAGGGCGGGCAGCCGGACCTGCCGCTGATCTCCACGTTCTCGCTGCTGTACTCCCTGCCGGTCGTGCTCATGTACCTGTTCGTCAGCCGCCGGTACGGGTTCCGCTTCCACGGAGGGATCAAGCGCTGA
- a CDS encoding glycoside hydrolase family 38 N-terminal domain-containing protein, with amino-acid sequence MRVAGRAEDSEIVVVPHTHWDREWYLPFQRFRLRLVSLLDGVIDGMEADPRWHFTLDGQMAAVDDYLEIRPERRERMAALVREGRLAVGPWQILHDEFLCSGENIVRNLELGLRRAEELGAAMMVGYLPDQFGHCAQTPQILRLAGIEHACVWRGVPDRVRTRAFAWEAPDGTAIRTQYLPEGGYGNAASMFEEFEDGASLLPGRVAGFAEAMGRWYPGGGPLLAMYGADHTAPAADLADRVASAGPAMRLDTLAGYFAGETPSVDGLPHVRGELRSHARANILPGVLSARVRLKQLMGRAERLVERYAEPLTALWYAGDAQRFLDLAWRRLIEVSCHDSVTGCGSDETAEQVAARMAEAEQLGRAVCDLVTAERAATVPLGSHLVFNPTPAARTGLVTLDIPCEGEPGLVTGDGRPVPVQTLDIAPTVLDDAVHPASELPILLERVYGRVLFGQEIRDWAVSQADRTLTFHVTSRAEVPFDIGEVREALRDADGDWRVRIVADPRRTVAALVDVPALGLTAVQPAAPAGAAEGPVTAEGHVLDNGLLRAEVRVDGTLQLRTPSGHIVEGVGRVVDGGDLGDSYNYAPPAEDRIVGDPLTVDVRPVWDGPLVAALDIVRTYRWPASGDASRDARSEAEEDVTVSTRAELRAGEPFLRLHVTFDNRCDDHRVRLHMSLPRQAGSSFAEGQFAIVERGPAAEGGFGERPVPTFPASGFVAAGGLAVLLEHATEYEVLGGREMALTLLRSIGYLSRDRNAYRDQPAGPQLPTPGAQCRGERAVGLAIMPYSGEAPGTDVLQAAETYRHDLLTAVGYGRAALPVPAPRAGLSITGDGVAMTSLRLRDGWTETRMVAQCAHPTTAVLRGDLTEATRVDLRGHPGIPLDVHDGTATLALRPWEIATVRFRTS; translated from the coding sequence GTGCGGGTAGCAGGCCGGGCCGAGGACTCAGAGATCGTCGTCGTGCCGCACACCCACTGGGACCGCGAGTGGTACCTGCCGTTCCAGCGTTTCCGGCTCCGCCTGGTGTCGCTGCTGGACGGCGTCATCGACGGGATGGAGGCCGACCCGCGCTGGCACTTCACCCTGGACGGGCAGATGGCCGCCGTCGACGACTACCTGGAGATCCGCCCCGAGCGGCGCGAGCGGATGGCCGCGCTCGTCCGGGAGGGCCGGCTCGCCGTCGGGCCCTGGCAGATCCTGCACGACGAGTTCCTGTGCTCGGGGGAGAACATCGTCCGGAACCTGGAGCTCGGGCTGCGGCGCGCGGAGGAGCTGGGCGCCGCGATGATGGTCGGCTACCTTCCCGACCAGTTCGGGCACTGCGCGCAGACCCCGCAGATCCTCAGGCTCGCGGGGATCGAGCACGCCTGCGTGTGGCGCGGCGTCCCGGACCGGGTCCGCACCCGCGCGTTCGCCTGGGAGGCGCCGGACGGGACCGCGATCCGCACCCAGTACCTCCCCGAGGGCGGCTACGGCAACGCCGCGTCGATGTTCGAGGAGTTCGAGGACGGCGCGTCCCTGCTGCCCGGCCGCGTCGCCGGGTTCGCGGAGGCGATGGGCCGCTGGTACCCGGGCGGCGGCCCCCTGCTGGCCATGTACGGGGCCGACCACACCGCGCCCGCCGCCGACCTCGCCGACCGGGTCGCCTCGGCCGGGCCCGCGATGCGGCTGGACACGCTCGCCGGCTACTTCGCGGGCGAGACCCCGTCCGTGGACGGGCTGCCGCACGTCCGGGGCGAGCTGCGGTCCCACGCCCGCGCCAACATCCTTCCCGGCGTGCTGTCGGCCCGCGTCCGGCTCAAGCAGCTCATGGGGCGCGCCGAGCGGCTCGTGGAGCGGTACGCCGAACCCCTGACCGCCCTCTGGTACGCCGGCGACGCGCAGCGGTTCCTCGACCTGGCGTGGCGGCGCCTCATCGAGGTGAGCTGCCACGACTCGGTCACCGGATGCGGCAGCGACGAGACCGCCGAGCAGGTCGCGGCGCGCATGGCGGAGGCCGAGCAGCTCGGCCGCGCGGTCTGCGACCTGGTGACCGCCGAGCGCGCCGCGACGGTACCTCTCGGCTCGCACCTGGTGTTCAACCCGACCCCCGCCGCCCGGACCGGCCTCGTCACCCTGGACATTCCGTGCGAAGGGGAACCCGGTCTGGTGACGGGGGACGGACGGCCCGTCCCCGTGCAGACGCTCGACATCGCGCCCACCGTCCTGGACGACGCCGTCCACCCGGCCTCCGAGCTGCCGATACTTCTGGAGCGGGTGTACGGGCGGGTGCTGTTCGGGCAGGAGATCCGCGACTGGGCGGTGTCCCAGGCGGATCGCACGCTCACCTTCCACGTCACGTCCCGCGCCGAGGTCCCGTTCGACATCGGCGAGGTGCGGGAGGCGCTCCGCGATGCGGACGGAGACTGGCGGGTCCGGATCGTGGCCGACCCGCGCCGCACGGTCGCCGCGCTGGTCGACGTGCCCGCGCTGGGGCTCACCGCCGTCCAGCCTGCCGCGCCGGCCGGTGCCGCCGAGGGGCCGGTGACGGCCGAGGGGCACGTCCTGGACAACGGGCTGCTGCGCGCCGAGGTCCGGGTGGACGGCACGCTCCAGCTGCGCACCCCGTCCGGCCACATCGTCGAGGGGGTCGGCCGCGTCGTGGACGGCGGCGACCTCGGCGACTCCTACAACTACGCCCCGCCCGCCGAGGACCGCATCGTCGGCGACCCCCTGACGGTCGACGTCCGTCCCGTGTGGGACGGGCCGCTCGTCGCCGCGCTCGACATCGTCCGGACGTACCGGTGGCCCGCCTCCGGGGACGCTTCGCGCGACGCCCGGTCCGAGGCCGAGGAGGACGTGACCGTCAGCACCCGCGCCGAGCTGCGCGCCGGCGAGCCCTTCCTCCGGCTGCACGTCACGTTCGACAACCGCTGCGACGACCATCGCGTCCGGCTGCACATGTCGCTGCCGCGCCAGGCCGGCTCGTCCTTCGCGGAGGGGCAGTTCGCGATCGTCGAGCGGGGGCCCGCGGCCGAGGGCGGCTTCGGGGAGCGGCCGGTGCCGACGTTCCCCGCGTCCGGGTTCGTCGCCGCCGGCGGCCTCGCCGTCCTGCTGGAGCACGCCACCGAGTACGAGGTCCTCGGCGGACGGGAGATGGCGCTCACCCTGCTGCGCTCGATCGGCTACCTGTCACGGGACCGCAACGCCTACCGGGACCAGCCCGCCGGACCGCAACTGCCCACCCCGGGGGCCCAGTGCCGCGGCGAGCGCGCGGTCGGCCTCGCGATCATGCCGTACTCCGGCGAGGCGCCGGGAACCGACGTCCTGCAGGCCGCCGAGACCTACCGGCATGACCTGCTCACCGCCGTCGGATACGGGCGCGCCGCCCTGCCTGTCCCGGCCCCCCGGGCGGGCCTCTCGATCACCGGCGACGGCGTGGCGATGACCTCGCTCCGCCTTCGCGACGGCTGGACCGAGACCCGCATGGTCGCCCAGTGCGCCCACCCCACCACGGCCGTCCTGCGAGGCGACCTCACCGAGGCGACCCGCGTCGACCTGCGCGGACACCCCGGCATCCCGCTCGACGTCCACGACGGGACGGCCACGCTGGCACTGCGGCCCTGGGAGATCGCGACCGTCCGCTTCCGGACGTCCTAG
- a CDS encoding ABC transporter ATP-binding protein: MGSITIRRLTKVYPGGVRALDALDLDVAMGEFFALLGPSGCGKTTLLRTIAGLEAATGGTIRLGDEDVTRLQPGRRDVGMVFQDYALFPHMTVMDNIAYPLRVRRQSRAVRYGRAAEAVRELGLGGLERRRPGELSGGQQQRVALARAVVADPRVLLLDEPLSNLDARLRLEARTFLKRFQHRLAFTSVFVTHDQAEALALADRIAVMEAGQIRQIGTPAEVFRRPANLFVASFIGSTPMNLLPGTVRGGAVAACGTVLPVPEEARGLVPDGQEVVCGVRPEYMEFSTEPVDGAFGGRVSVVENLGASSLVTLDVDGETVRVVVGEGVEVQLSAEGWASPRPGRVLLYRDGELVTGDGDEVGRAAASLTKDGKSG, from the coding sequence ATGGGGTCCATCACGATCCGGCGGCTGACGAAGGTCTATCCGGGCGGCGTCCGGGCCCTGGACGCGCTCGACCTGGACGTCGCCATGGGCGAGTTCTTCGCGCTGCTCGGCCCGTCCGGCTGCGGCAAGACGACGCTGCTCCGCACGATCGCCGGCCTGGAGGCGGCCACGGGCGGGACGATCCGCCTCGGCGACGAGGACGTGACGCGGCTCCAGCCGGGGCGCCGCGACGTCGGCATGGTGTTCCAGGACTACGCGCTGTTCCCGCACATGACCGTCATGGACAACATCGCCTACCCGCTGCGCGTCAGGAGGCAGAGCCGCGCCGTCCGGTACGGGCGGGCCGCCGAGGCCGTCCGGGAGCTCGGCCTCGGGGGGCTGGAGCGGCGGCGCCCGGGGGAGCTGTCGGGCGGTCAGCAGCAGCGGGTGGCGCTGGCGCGCGCCGTGGTGGCCGATCCGCGGGTCCTCCTGCTGGACGAGCCGCTGTCCAACCTGGACGCGCGGCTCCGCCTGGAGGCCCGCACGTTCCTGAAGAGGTTCCAGCACCGCCTCGCGTTCACCTCGGTTTTCGTCACGCACGACCAGGCGGAGGCGCTGGCGCTCGCCGACCGGATCGCGGTCATGGAGGCGGGACAGATCCGGCAGATCGGTACGCCCGCGGAGGTGTTCCGGCGTCCGGCGAACCTGTTCGTGGCCTCGTTCATCGGGTCGACGCCGATGAACCTGCTGCCCGGCACGGTCCGCGGTGGTGCCGTCGCGGCCTGCGGGACCGTGCTGCCGGTCCCGGAGGAGGCGCGCGGCCTCGTTCCGGACGGGCAAGAGGTCGTGTGCGGGGTACGTCCCGAGTACATGGAGTTCAGCACCGAACCGGTGGACGGGGCGTTCGGCGGGAGAGTGTCAGTGGTGGAGAACCTCGGCGCGTCCTCCCTGGTGACCCTGGACGTCGACGGCGAGACGGTGCGGGTCGTGGTGGGGGAGGGCGTCGAGGTCCAGCTCTCCGCGGAGGGGTGGGCGTCGCCGCGTCCGGGACGCGTCCTGCTCTACCGCGACGGCGAACTGGTGACCGGAGACGGCGACGAGGTCGGGAGGGCGGCGGCGTCCCTGACCAAGGACGGGAAGAGCGGATGA